The following proteins come from a genomic window of Excalfactoria chinensis isolate bCotChi1 chromosome 6, bCotChi1.hap2, whole genome shotgun sequence:
- the EMX2 gene encoding homeobox protein EMX2 isoform X1, with amino-acid sequence MFQPAPKRCFTIESLVAKDSPLPASRSEDPIRPAALSYANSSPMNPFLNGFHSTGRGVYSNPDLVFAEAVSHPPNPAVPVHPVPPPHALAAHPLPASHSTHPLFASQQRDPSTFYPWLIHRYRYLGHRFQGNETSPESFLLHNALARKPKRIRTAFSPSQLLRLEHAFEKNHYVVGAERKQLAHSLSLTETQVKVWFQNRRTKFKRQKLEEEGSDSQQKKKGTHHINRWRIATKQASPEEIDVTSDD; translated from the exons ATGTTTCAGCCCGCGCCCAAGCGCTGTTTCACCATCGAGTCGCTGGTGGCCAAAGACAGCCCCTTGCCCGCGTCTCGCTCCGAGGATCCCATCCGCCCGGCGGCTCTCAGCTATGCCAATTCCAGCCCGATGAACCCTTTTCTCAACGGCTTCCACTCCACCGGCAGGGGGGTCTACTCCAACCCGGACTTGGTCTTTGCAGAGGCCGTCTCCCACCCGCCGAACCCGGCCGTGCCCGTGCACCCCGTGCCCCCTCCCCACGCCCTGGCCGCCCATCCGCTGCCCGCCTCGCACTCCACGCACCCGCTCTTCGCTTCGCAGCAAAGGGATCCTTCCACCTTCTACCCGTGGCTAATACACCGCTACCGGTATCTGGGCCACAGGTTCCAAG GGAACGAGACCAGCCCGGAGAGCTTCCTCCTTCACAACGCGCTGGCCAGGAAACCCAAACGGATCCGTACAGCTTTCTCCCCGTCCCAATTACTGAGACTGGAACATGCCTTTGAGAAGAACCATTATGTGGTGGGAGCGGAGAGAAAGCAGCTGGCACACAGCCTCAGCCTCACGGAAACTCAG GTAAAAGTATGGTTTCAGAACAGAAGGACAAAGTTCAAGCGGCAAAAGTTGGAAGAGGAAGGTTCGGActcacaacagaagaaaaaagggactCATCACATTAACCGGTGGAGAATCGCCACCAAACAAGCCAGTCCAGAAGAAATCGACGTCACGTCGGACGATTAA
- the EMX2 gene encoding homeobox protein EMX2 isoform X2 gives MFQPAPKRCFTIESLVAKDSPLPASRSEDPIRPAALSYANSSPMNPFLNGFHSTGRGVYSNPDLVFAEAVSHPPNPAVPVHPVPPPHALAAHPLPASHSTHPLFASQQRDPSTFYPWLIHRYRYLGHRFQGKSMVSEQKDKVQAAKVGRGRFGLTTEEKRDSSH, from the exons ATGTTTCAGCCCGCGCCCAAGCGCTGTTTCACCATCGAGTCGCTGGTGGCCAAAGACAGCCCCTTGCCCGCGTCTCGCTCCGAGGATCCCATCCGCCCGGCGGCTCTCAGCTATGCCAATTCCAGCCCGATGAACCCTTTTCTCAACGGCTTCCACTCCACCGGCAGGGGGGTCTACTCCAACCCGGACTTGGTCTTTGCAGAGGCCGTCTCCCACCCGCCGAACCCGGCCGTGCCCGTGCACCCCGTGCCCCCTCCCCACGCCCTGGCCGCCCATCCGCTGCCCGCCTCGCACTCCACGCACCCGCTCTTCGCTTCGCAGCAAAGGGATCCTTCCACCTTCTACCCGTGGCTAATACACCGCTACCGGTATCTGGGCCACAGGTTCCAAG GTAAAAGTATGGTTTCAGAACAGAAGGACAAAGTTCAAGCGGCAAAAGTTGGAAGAGGAAGGTTCGGActcacaacagaagaaaaaagggactCATCACATTAA